In Salmo salar chromosome ssa03, Ssal_v3.1, whole genome shotgun sequence, a single genomic region encodes these proteins:
- the LOC106600933 gene encoding heme-binding protein 2, with product MVYFSALVGLLLVLTAEARVGNSSESRFCTESKECLLYDLVCKNDDYEVRHYDSVKWVSTDEECYFMDKATYTAFRRLFKYITGSNKAGVNIDMTAPVTVKIEEKKKMWASSVFTISFLLSSDHQMTPPQPTDDKVYFTETPDMNVYVRSYGGWMMSLTSSVNSMLLKRQLDKVQATYNKDYHYAVGYDSPMKILNRHNEVWYMVEGEPVCPTSS from the exons AT GGTTTATTTTTCAGCGTTGGTTGGCTTGCTTCTCGTCTTGACTGCTGAAGCCAGAGTTGG AAACTCTTCTGAGTCTCGCTTCTGCACAGAGTCAAAGGAGTGTCTGCTCTATGATCTGGTGTGCAAGAATGACGATTATGAG GTGCGCCACTATGACTCGGTGAAATGGGTGTCGACAGACGAGGAATGCTACTTCATGGACAAGGCCACGTACACTGCCTTCCGGAGACTCTTCAAATACATCACCGGATCCAAcaaggctg GTGTCAACATTGACATGACAGCTCCGGTGACTGTCAAAattgaagagaagaagaagatgtGGGCGTCGTCTGTCTTCACCATCAGCTTCCTCCTGTCGTCTGACCATCAGATGACTCCTCCCCAACCCACTGATGACAAG GTGTATTTTACAGAGACGCCAGACATGAACGTGTACGTGAGGAGCTACGGTGGGTGGATGATGTCTTTGACATCCAGTGTAAACTCCATGCTGCTGAAAAGGCAGCTAGACAAAGTCCAGGCCACCTACAACAAAGACTACCACTATGCTGTGGGATATGACAG CCCAATGAAGATTCTGAATAGGCACAACGAGGTGTGGTACATGGTTGAGGGAGAGCCTGTGTGCCCTACCTCCTCCTAA